Proteins co-encoded in one Salvelinus fontinalis isolate EN_2023a unplaced genomic scaffold, ASM2944872v1 scaffold_0306, whole genome shotgun sequence genomic window:
- the LOC129845444 gene encoding uncharacterized protein LOC129845444 → MDPDTPSVTLLDPDTLSVTLLVPDTPSVTLLVPDNPSVTLLVHDTASVTLLAPDTPSVTMLAPDTPSVTLLDTDTPSGTLLVPDTPSVTLLVPDNPSVTLLVHDTPQSLCWFLTTLQSLCWFLTTLQSLCWFLTTLQSLCSFLTTLQSPCWFLTLLQSPCWFLTTLQSLCWFLTTLQSLCWFLTTLQSPCWFLTPLQSLCWFLTTLQSLCWFLTLLQSLCWFLTLLQSLCWFLTTLQSLCWFLTTLQSLCWFLTLFQSLCWFLTPLQSLCWFLTTLQSLCWFLTTLQSLCWFLTTLQSPCWFLTTLPRWCCHLYLHRSSTCLERDTHTDP, encoded by the coding sequence ATGGATCCTGACACTCCTTCAGTCACCCTGTTGGATCCTGACACTCTTTCAGTCACCTTGTTGGTTCCTGACACTCCTTCAGTCACCCTGTTGGTTCCTGACAACCCTTCAGTCACTCTGTTGGTTCATGACACTGCTTCAGTCACCCTGTTGGCTCCTGACACCCCTTCAGTCACCATGTTGGCTCCTGACACCCCTTCAGTCACCCTGCTGGATACTGACACTCCTTCAGGCACCCTGTTGGTTCCTGACACTCCCTCAGTCACCCTGTTGGTTCCTGACAACCCTTCAGTCACTCTGTTGGTTCATGACACTCCTCAGTCACTCTGTTGGTTCCTGACAACCCTTCAGTCACTCTGTTGGTTCCTGACAACCCTTCAGTCACTCTGTTGGTTCCTGACAACCCTTCAGTCACTCTGTTCGTTCCTGACAACCCTTCAGTCACCCTGTTGGTTCCTGACACTCCTTCAGTCACCCTGTTGGTTCCTGACAACCCTTCAGTCACTCTGTTGGTTCCTGACAACCCTTCAGTCACTCTGTTGGTTCCTGACAACCCTTCAGTCACCCTGTTGGTTCCTGACACCACTTCAGTCACTCTGTTGGTTCCTGACAACCCTTCAGTCACTCTGTTGGTTCCTGACACTCCTTCAGTCACTCTGTTGGTTCCTGACACTCCTTCAGTCACTCTGTTGGTTCCTGACAACCCTTCAGTCACTCTGTTGGTTCCTGACAACCCTTCAGTCACTCTGTTGGTTCCTGACACTCTTTCAGTCACTCTGTTGGTTCCTGACACCACTTCAGTCACTCTGTTGGTTCCTGACAACCCTTCAGTCACTCTGTTGGTTCCTGACAACCCTTCAGTCACTCTGTTGGTTCCTGACAACCCTTCAGTCACCCTGTTGGTTCCTGACAACCCTTCCCAGATGGTGTtgccatctctacctccatcgctcTTCCACATgcttagagagagacacacacactgatcctTAG